The following are from one region of the Candidatus Baltobacteraceae bacterium genome:
- a CDS encoding HAMP domain-containing sensor histidine kinase, protein MLRSIRLRLIASFLAAWIAFALTISAIIWIAAGDITRNIVAADVNLASLRITRLAFQYALSGGVQSTPDVEALVLPQVQGLHVRVAVAPREGFGLGPFALPPEPPPIGPHLEPESVLFGAMRVDIYPDVDYIQRTVDHWLFGAIVVDVLSLLPAWFLAALVANRTLEPLLNTTRALQRFASGDFSPQQVTTKQRTEIGDLADAYNAAVRQITDAFDERSAAMDEMRQFVADAGHQLRTPLTVLMGHVSALKPQTPREVTVFGNMLAQSRRMKAIIDDLIVLARLEHGERAYYTVDLNGLAESVVKTFRDGGYDRVALHANGPAPARVNPSELLDALTALVENALKYAESGPVSVTVGCAERTASITVEDNGPGMSEDDLEHAFDRFYRGDASVGTDGTGLGLSIVRRGVERSDGRVTLVNTGSGLRVVLAFARAEPESGDDGANAPLDAQ, encoded by the coding sequence GTGTTGCGATCGATCCGGCTGCGGCTGATCGCGTCGTTCCTTGCCGCGTGGATCGCGTTCGCGCTTACGATCTCGGCGATCATCTGGATCGCTGCCGGCGATATCACGCGAAACATCGTGGCCGCCGACGTGAATCTCGCCTCGCTGCGCATCACGCGCCTTGCTTTTCAGTATGCGCTTTCCGGCGGCGTGCAATCGACGCCCGACGTCGAGGCGTTGGTGCTCCCGCAAGTGCAGGGGCTGCACGTGCGTGTCGCGGTGGCGCCGCGCGAAGGGTTCGGGCTCGGCCCGTTCGCGTTGCCGCCCGAACCTCCCCCGATCGGACCGCACCTCGAGCCGGAGAGCGTTTTGTTCGGTGCGATGCGGGTCGACATCTATCCCGACGTCGATTACATCCAGCGGACCGTCGACCACTGGCTCTTCGGTGCGATCGTGGTCGACGTGCTCTCACTGCTGCCGGCCTGGTTCCTCGCCGCGTTGGTCGCGAACCGCACGCTCGAACCGCTGCTGAACACGACGCGCGCACTGCAGCGGTTTGCCTCGGGGGATTTCAGCCCGCAACAAGTGACCACGAAACAACGCACCGAGATCGGCGATCTGGCCGATGCGTACAATGCCGCCGTGCGCCAAATCACCGACGCCTTCGACGAGCGATCGGCGGCGATGGACGAGATGCGGCAATTCGTCGCCGACGCCGGACATCAACTGCGCACGCCGTTGACCGTATTGATGGGGCATGTCAGTGCGCTCAAACCGCAGACTCCGCGCGAGGTGACCGTCTTCGGCAACATGCTCGCTCAAAGCCGGCGCATGAAGGCGATCATCGACGATCTCATCGTGCTCGCCCGGCTCGAACACGGCGAGCGCGCGTATTACACGGTCGATTTGAACGGGCTCGCCGAGAGCGTCGTGAAAACGTTTCGCGACGGCGGCTACGACCGCGTCGCGCTCCATGCAAACGGTCCGGCCCCGGCGCGGGTCAACCCGAGCGAATTGCTCGACGCGCTTACCGCGCTGGTCGAAAACGCGCTCAAGTACGCGGAATCGGGACCTGTGAGCGTAACGGTTGGCTGCGCCGAGCGCACCGCGTCGATCACCGTCGAGGACAACGGGCCCGGAATGAGCGAGGACGATCTCGAGCACGCGTTCGACCGCTTCTATCGCGGTGACGCCAGCGTCGGTACCGACGGCACCGGGCTCGGTCTCTCGATCGTGCGACGCGGCGTCGAGCGATCCGACGGACGGGTGACGCTCGTCAATACCGGTAGCGGTTTGCGCGTCGTCCTCGCTTTTGCGCGCGCAGAACCGGAAAGCGGCGACGATGGTGCGAATGCACCGCTGGATGCGCAATGA
- a CDS encoding response regulator transcription factor: METLSPRVAVIDDEPDIRTLLELELSDAGFDVRSAPDGPAGLNLVREWEPDAILLDVMMPKIDGIALLPELRRTTQAPIFIVSAKGGTDDKVRGLDRGADQYVAKPFEIPELIARLRSALRRPRLESPQIVTYRDLSLDMQTRRATRGGKIIDLTAREFDLLATFLREPRRVFTRDQLIELVWGDHASVTGNAVETYISYLRHKIDYGFDEPLLHTVRGVGYALRSTQ, translated from the coding sequence ATGGAGACCTTGAGCCCGCGGGTCGCCGTGATCGACGACGAACCCGACATTCGTACCCTGCTCGAGCTGGAATTGTCCGACGCCGGTTTCGACGTGCGCAGTGCTCCTGACGGTCCAGCCGGTCTGAACCTGGTGCGCGAATGGGAACCGGACGCAATCTTGCTTGACGTGATGATGCCGAAGATCGACGGAATCGCGCTCCTTCCCGAACTGCGCCGCACGACGCAGGCGCCGATCTTTATCGTCAGCGCGAAGGGCGGTACCGACGACAAAGTGCGCGGTCTCGATCGCGGCGCCGATCAATACGTGGCCAAGCCCTTCGAGATTCCCGAGCTGATCGCTCGGCTTCGTTCGGCGCTGCGCCGCCCGCGTCTGGAATCACCGCAGATCGTTACCTATCGCGATCTCTCGCTCGACATGCAGACGCGCCGGGCAACACGCGGAGGGAAGATCATCGATCTTACCGCGCGCGAATTCGATTTGCTCGCAACCTTCCTGCGTGAGCCGCGGCGCGTGTTTACCCGCGATCAGCTGATCGAGTTGGTTTGGGGCGACCACGCATCGGTCACCGGTAACGCGGTCGAAACGTACATCTCGTATCTGCGGCACAAGATCGATTACGGATTCGACGAACCGCTGCTGCACACGGTTCGCGGCGTCGGGTACGCTCTGCGCTCGACGCAATAG